Within Marinitoga hydrogenitolerans DSM 16785, the genomic segment CATACGGCACTTTGGAATTATTTACATAATTCATAACAGCAAGATTACCCGGTGTACCTAAACCTCCAACTAATGCAAAAACCTTATCATTTTCAACTAATCTTTTTACTTCTACAGTAGTTTTAGCCGGATTAAATTGATCATCAGCAATAATTAGATTGATTTTTCTTCCAAAAATTCCCCCATTATCATTAACATAGTTAAAATAAGCATTCATACCATTTGCAACACTTTGACCAATAACTGCAACTGGTCCTGACATTGCTTGGAATGTACCTATTTTAATTTCTGTATCGGTAACTCCTACTTCGGCATAAACTATTGACAACATCAAAATAATACTAAAAACTACTAATAATACCTTTTTCATGATTTTTACCCCCTTTTTATTATAAATATTCCAATCTTTTTGCTTCTTTTGCTAACTCTTCTCTAAATTCAGGATGCGATATGTTTATTAATGCTTTTACACGTTCTCTAAAACTTTTACCTCTTAAATGCGCAATACCATATTCAGTAACAACATAATCCAAATCTTGCCTTGGTACTGTTACAAAAGAACCTTGAGGTAACATTGGAACTATAGTTGATATAGTTCCTTTTTTAGCAGTTGACCTTAATGCTATAATCCCTTTTCCATTTTTACTCATTACAGCTCCTCTATGAGTATCAAGCTGCCCTCCTGTTCCAGAATATTGTTTCGGACCTATTGATTCAGAACATACTTGACCTGTTAAATCTACAGTTATCGCAGTATTTATACTTACCATGTTTTCATTTTTTGATATAACATATGGATCATTTACATAATTTCCTCTCATTATCCAAACACCAGGATTATTATCTAACCATTCATACATTCTTTTTGTTCCCAATGCAAATGTACATATAAATTTTCCTTTCCATAATGTTTTTTTCATATTGGTTATGACTCCAGCCTCAAATAAATCAATCATCGATTCAGTAAACATTTCTGTATGTATTCCCAAATCTTTTTTATGATTTAAAAGTTTTGCTACTGCATTAGGTATTCCGCCTATTCCAATTTGCAATGTTGAACCATCATCAACCAATTCAGATATATATTCTGCAATAATTTTTTCTGTTTCAGAAGGTTCGACTATTGGTAATTCTGGAATCTCCCATGAATTTTCAACAATATAATCAACTTGTGAAATGTGTACTTGAGTTTCTCCATGAGTCCAGATGAATTTATCATTTACTTCTAATATTACTATATCTGCTTTTTCTAAAACCTCCATTTCATATACATTGGAAATACCTAAATTAAAATATCCTGTTTTCTCATGCATAGGAGTCACAGTTCCCCAAAAAATTACAATATTTCCATTCTCTTTTTCAGACATTAATTTATCTGTACCAGCCATATGTAAATTGTTTGGAACGAAATCTACTGTCTTTAATCCTAATTTTTTAGCTTTTCTTGTTGGCGGACTTAAAAACCATGAATGATTATTATAAACATTCTCATATTCTTCATTCATAAAAAAATCATATTCTTTCATATTCAAACAAGTTACTACTTTCAAATTTTCGAAGTGCGACTTGTATTCATGTAAATTTCCCAATAAACCTTGTGCTTCAGCAGAAGCCAATCCTGTAATTATAGTTGCTTT encodes:
- a CDS encoding acetyl-CoA hydrolase/transferase family protein; this translates as MWKDEYNKKLRSIEDAILSLPKKATIITGLASAEAQGLLGNLHEYKSHFENLKVVTCLNMKEYDFFMNEEYENVYNNHSWFLSPPTRKAKKLGLKTVDFVPNNLHMAGTDKLMSEKENGNIVIFWGTVTPMHEKTGYFNLGISNVYEMEVLEKADIVILEVNDKFIWTHGETQVHISQVDYIVENSWEIPELPIVEPSETEKIIAEYISELVDDGSTLQIGIGGIPNAVAKLLNHKKDLGIHTEMFTESMIDLFEAGVITNMKKTLWKGKFICTFALGTKRMYEWLDNNPGVWIMRGNYVNDPYVISKNENMVSINTAITVDLTGQVCSESIGPKQYSGTGGQLDTHRGAVMSKNGKGIIALRSTAKKGTISTIVPMLPQGSFVTVPRQDLDYVVTEYGIAHLRGKSFRERVKALINISHPEFREELAKEAKRLEYL